A DNA window from Hevea brasiliensis isolate MT/VB/25A 57/8 chromosome 2, ASM3005281v1, whole genome shotgun sequence contains the following coding sequences:
- the LOC110636732 gene encoding inactive glucose-1-phosphate adenylyltransferase small subunit 2, chloroplastic, protein MRRKKPNILSHFSLLNHKFRGKNNNCSCKFIRLLFFLVMVMISQLPSFNPVNLQVQAKLSILELSHNRRKCLSNLSSPSRSLFVSNSQQPQYPISLSPPVNQSVAAIVFGDGSESRLYPLTKRRSEGAIPIAANYRIIDAVVSNCINSNINKIYAITQFNSTSLNSHLSRAYNGLGLGREGFLEVIAAYQSPEDQGWFQGTADAMRRCLWVLEEFPVLEFLILPGHHLYKMDYQKLIEAHRSSQADITIAALDYIREPDPGFGLLKVNSQNEVAEFSLRSEKEPRIATSVKSSRKFNDSANRKLSSMGIYLVNRHVMTKLLDTYFPKANDFGTEVIPGAISTGMKVHAYRFEGYWEDLSSISAFYEASMQIIKRSNMGYNFCDIDSPLYTMPRYLPPTTITDADITDSVIGDGCILNRCKIKGTVVGMGTRIGDRAIIEDSVIMGSDYQIKHIQKSGIDVKGMDIPIGIGDDTQIRQALIDKNARIGRNVMIINKDKVQEGSREANGYIISEGIVVVLQNAVIPDGSIL, encoded by the exons ATGAGGAGGAAGAAACCaaatattctctcccatttctctctatTAAATCACAAATTTAGAGGGAAAAACAATAATTGCTCGTGTAAGTTTATTAGACTCTTGTTCTTCCTTGTCATGGTGATGATATCGCAGCTTCCTAGTTTCAACCCTGTAAATCTCCAAGTCCAGGCAAAGCTTTCCATTCTTGAATTGAGTCATAATCGTCGAAAATGTTTATCAAATTTATCGTCCCCTTCACGAAGCCTATTCGTATCGAATTCCCAGCAACCTCAATATCCCATCTCATTATCCCCTCCAGTAAATCAG AGtgttgcagccattgtgtttggaGACGGATCAGAGTCGAGGCTCTATCCATTGACAAAGAGAAGATCAGAAGGAGCAATTCCTATAGCAGCAAATTATAGGATCATTGATGCAGTTGTGAGCAACTGCATTAACAGTAACATAAACAAGATATATGCCATTACACAATTCAACTCTACATCTCTCAATTCTCACCTCTCAAGAGCTTATAATGGACTAGGCCTTGGCAGAGAAGGCTTTCTTGAAGTGATTGCAGCTTATCAGAGTCCTGAAGACCAAGGCTGGTTTCAG GGAACTGCTGATGCTATGAGAAGATGCTTGTGGGTACTGGAAGAGTTCCCGGTATTGGAGTTTTTGATCCTTCCTGGCCACCATCTCTACAAAATGGACTACCAGAAACTAATAGAAGCGCACAGGAGTAGCCAGGCAGATATAACCATTGCAGCTTTGGATTATATTAGAGAACCAGACCCAGGTTTTGGCCTATTGAAAGTGAATTCACAAAATGAAGTTGCAGAGTTTAGCTTGAGATCAGAGAAGGAGCCAAGAATTGCAACCTCA GTAAAAAGCTCCAGAAAATTTAATGATTCTGCAAATAGAAAGTTGTCCAGTATGGGGATCTACCTAGTTAATAGACACGTTATGACAAAGCTTCTAGACACTTACTTTCCCAAGGCAAATGACTTTGGAACTGAAGTGATACCTGGTGCGATATCCACTGGAATGAAG GTTCACGCTTATCGGTTCGAAGGATACTGGGAGGACTTGAGTAGCATTTCAGCATTTTATGAAGCAAGCATGCAAATCATAAAGAGATCAAACATGGGATATAA CTTCTGTGATATAGACTCTCCTCTGTACACCATGCCGCGCTATCTCCCTCCAACTACCATAACTGATGCAGACATAACAGATAGTGTTATTGGAGATGGTTGCATTCTCAAT AGGTGCAAGATCAAAGGAACAGTAGTTGGCATGGGGACAAGAATTGGAGATAGAGCCATAATTGAAGATTCAGTGATCATGGGCTCTGATTACCAA ATAAAGCATATTCAGAAGAGTGGAATTGATGTGAAGGGCATGGATATTCCAATAGGAATTGGTGATGATACTCAGATAAGGCAAGCTCTAATAGACAAGAATGCAAGAATTGGCAGAAACGTAATG ATCATTAATAAGGACAAAGTGCAAGAAGGCAGCAGGGAAGCTAATGGGTACATAATCAGTGAAGGAATAGTGGTTGTCCTACAGAATGCAGTGATCCCAGATGGCAGCATTTTATGA